The Acinetobacter wuhouensis genome includes the window TAAGTGCTTCCCAAATTACCTCAATCAACGATCTGCTGGAAAAGCATTTGGTGGTGGTGCATATTTATTAACAGGCTTTGCTTCTTCTTCAGGAGATTCAAGTTCGTAAATCGCAGTACCAATCACACCTGCATTTTGGATTGAACCATTGTCCGAATTTGCTGCATAAGACTCTTCTGGCTTGCTGAATGTAAATGATGCAACCGCACGTTCACTTTTACGGAAACCTTCGATCTTCAACGAATCATGAGCATGTAGAATATAACCTGCATTGCTACGAGATGCTTCACTACCATTAATCACATCAACACCATCGACACTGGCAACCACTTCAAAGGTTTTGCCCGTATTATTTTCATATTGAAGTTGATAGCTACGCCCTTCTCGACCTTCTAGGTAATAGCTTTGTCCAACACGATAGATAGGTAACTTATTACCCTGATCATCAATCACGGAGAATTCAATTTTCCCAGCAGCTAAAGAAATTGAATTGACCGATTTTCCTTGGTAATTTTTATCTGCATATTGCACGATACTTTCAGCGATTGGGTCACTCGACTTACGCTTTAAATCGACCTCAGTCACATGAGAGTCAATTTCATCCCCCCATTTCGTTCCAAGCTTTTCATCACTTGCAACATCATTATTGGCAGCTTCAGTAGCAGCATCTGCACTGGTCGTTTGAGTATTACTATTTGAAGAACTTTCTTCCGCTTTTTTCGAACAAGCAGCAAGAAAAATACAGAACAAGAGGCATAACAGAATATTTATTTTTTTCATTATGTTACCTATTTTAAAGTTGTAAATAAGCTTCCAATCGTTTTAATGCTTTTATTTACCGCATTATATGATCAGAAATTTTGGGTAACTTAGACTATTATCACAGCCATCATATCAAGATGATTTTAGATTCACGATCATCAAATGGTTATAATTTTGTAATATTATAACATCTCAATAAAATTTATAATGAGGCATCTTTCGCCTCATTTTTAGATAGATCACCTAATCTGCTGGAAATGCATTCGGTGCAGGCGCATATCCATCATTTGTTTTTTTGGGTGGGTAATACTTAGGGGCTTTAAGTTCATAAACCACGGTACCAATTACACCTGTATTTTGAATTGAACCACTCGCGGAATTTGCTGCATAGGAGTTCTGAGGTTTACTGAACGTAAATGATGCAACGGATGAATGACTTTTTCTAAAACCTTCAATTGCAAATGAACTATAAGGGCGCAGAACATAACCACTCTTTGAACGAGATGCACGGCTACCATCGAGCACATCTAAACCATCAACACTCGCCACAATTTCAAAAGTCTGATTACTGGTATTTGAATAGCGAAGTTGATAACTTTGCCCATCATTTGCTGATAAATAATAATTTTGACCATCACGATATAACGGTAAAATTCGCCCGCGATCATCAACAACTGAAAAGCTAATTTTCCCAGAAGCTAAAGAAATGCTATTGATACCACGACCTGAAAACTGCTTACTGGCATAGCGAATTTGAGTTTCATCAATGGGGCTACTACTTAGACGCTTCAAATCGACTTGTGTTACATAAGAACTCAAATCATCGCCCCACTTTGTTCCTAAGCGTTCATCTGAGCGCACATTATTTTGCGTAGATGCAGCTCTAGGATTGGCTTTAGCTTTTGCATGAGTGGATGATGGAGCAGGTTTTGCAGAAGTTTCCGCTTGTGGTACAGGTGCATATTCTGCTTCAGAAGCAGTCTCTGAGGTGGCAATTTTTGTTGTACTACACGCGCTGATTAAGCAGGTCAAAAAAAGCCACAGTAAAATTTTTGATTTATACATGTTCCATTCCCTATTTTTAGAATTATATTGAAATCAGTATAAATAAATTGATTGTTTTGATACGTTGAAAATTGTTAAACCACTTTCGCTTTAAAAATTCACTTCAACATACACTCTCTAAAATGGCTCATTTGTCAAAGACCTATTCCAATCATTTAAAATAAGCCTTTGAAAATGCAAATAATGCTTTCTACTCTTGCATCGGGCGCAAAGTTAATATCTGCTCACTACGTCCAAAAGGTCCTTGTGTATCATGCAAAATCGAACTAGATAAACCAATCCCATCCGCACCATATTGCTGAACTGCTTCAATGCCCAACCATTTACCTTGTGGCATGCGATACAAATGAATTTGCAAATCTAAATTTGGAAATCCCCAATCAAATGGACGATTTTGTCTAGGCACAATGCCATTCGCCATATCTGACATACAGACCAATTGTACAAATGGTGAGGTTGATTGCCCCTCGACCATATCGACATCAGTACTTAACCACACCAATCCTTTACCATTTCTTTGCTGATTTGAGCGTGCTTCTACAGTCTTGGTATATTGACCACGCCACTGATGAATCCCATCGAATACTGGCATATTTTCAGGGCTTTCAACAGCTAAATCTTCAAGCCCTGCAATTGAAGAGGTATCTGAGGTCATCATACGCCAAGTATGTGCAACGACTAAAGTTTTACCTTGCCCTTTCATCGTCGACTCAATCAATTCAATGGTTTTACCAGCACGAATAGTTTTAGTCGTGATTTCAATTTCACCCAATGCAATCAAACCATAAATATCGAGGCTAATTCGCCCGATGCGCATATGCTGACGTGGTGCATATTGTTCTAGTTCTGCACAAATAATTCCTGTTGCAGGTGCCATATGTTGCTCATTGGGATTCCATGCACCTTGGGCATTCATGGTTGACACATAATGAGCGGTCACTACACCTTGAGCATCGATTTGACGATCAATCAATTGATAATATGCAGACATAAACTTCCCTGAAATTTTTAAATACTTGCGCGTTAAACTAATCTTTTGGAGTTATTTTTGTACTGAACTTTAGTGGTAAAGTCTAATAATTAAGGCAAATATGACCTCATGGGTTCTCAAGTTTGCAATTGCTGTTATTAGGGATGATATAAAAATGGGATGT containing:
- a CDS encoding thioesterase family protein, whose product is MSAYYQLIDRQIDAQGVVTAHYVSTMNAQGAWNPNEQHMAPATGIICAELEQYAPRQHMRIGRISLDIYGLIALGEIEITTKTIRAGKTIELIESTMKGQGKTLVVAHTWRMMTSDTSSIAGLEDLAVESPENMPVFDGIHQWRGQYTKTVEARSNQQRNGKGLVWLSTDVDMVEGQSTSPFVQLVCMSDMANGIVPRQNRPFDWGFPNLDLQIHLYRMPQGKWLGIEAVQQYGADGIGLSSSILHDTQGPFGRSEQILTLRPMQE